CCGCATGGTGGAGCCGGGCCTGAACTGGCGAGCGCCGGTGATCGAACAGGCGATGAAAGTGGATGTGGGCCAGAACCGCAGCTACGAGCTGAGCGAAGAAATGCTCACCCGCGATACCAATATCGTCTCCGTGACACTGGGAGTGCAGTACAAGGTGCTGGATCCCCAGGCGTTTCTGCTGCGGGTGGCCGCTCCGGAAGCCATTCTTGAACACGCCACCAGCTCCGCGCTGCGCCATGTGGTGGGCAGTTCCACCATGGATGACGTACTGCGTGACCAGCGTGAGGATATTCGCCTGGAGGTGCGCAAGCGGCTGCAGGAATACCTGGACCGCTATAACACCGGCCTGGTGATCAACCAGGTGGTGCTGGACCGTACCGCGGCACCGGATGCCGTGCGTGACGCCTTTGACGACGTGGCCAAGGCCCGTGAGGATGAGGACCGCTTCAAGAAGGAAGCGGAGGCGTACTACAACGCGATCATTCCACAGGCGCGTGGTAAGGCCGCGCGGATCACCGAGGAAGCCAAGGCCTACAAAGCCAAGGTGGTGGCGGAAGCCCAGGGTAACGCCGCGCGCTTCGAGGATCTGGTCACTGAATATGAGAAGGCGCCGTCCATCACCCGGCACCGTTTATACCTGGACACCATCACGGAAGTCCTGGGTGCATCCAGCAAGGTTCTGGTTGATGTGAAAAATGGCAATAACCTGATGTATCTGCCTCTGGATCAGCTGATGAAGCCAAGGGAAACCGCGAAAGGGGTCGAGAGTGGCTCCGGCGGGTCTTCCAGCAGCACATCGCGCACCACCAATGCGGGCGCCGATGACGGCGGAAGCAGCGGGGGCCAGACGCCACGCAGCCTGTATAACACCAACCGCACGGAGATTCGCTGATGGGTACACGAGGTTGGCTGATGCTGGTGGCGGCGGGCGTACTATTGCTGCTGGCATTCGATTCATTCTATATCGTCAATGAAACCGAGAAGGCGGTGCTCAAGCGCTTCAGCCGGATCGAAAGTACTGACATCAAACCCGGGCTGTATCCGAAGGTACCGCTGATCGACGAAGTGGTTCGCGTGGATGGCCGTCTGCTGACCCATGACGTGCCCACTCAGGCGTTTCTCACCGGCGAGAAGAAGCTGCTCAACGTGGATGCCTTCGTGACCTGGCGTATTGCCGATGTCCAGCGCTATATCGTCAGTGTCGGCGCGGGCTCCAACAACAGCATGGTGATGGAGCGCCGCGCCCGGGAACTGCTCGATCCGCGTGTCAACGAGGCGCTGCGGAACCAGTTCGCCGCCCGCACGGTGCAGGAAGTGGTGGCGGGTCGAGGTGGTGAGCTGCCTGATGAGGCGCTGGATCCGTCCGCGGTGAGCACCGGTGAGGCCCTCGACAAAAGCGAGGAGCAGCTGGCGTCCGAAGAAGACGAGGAATTCCGCAAGAAAGTGCAGGAGAAAGGGGCCACCCAGGCGTTGCTGGAAGACAAGAACGACCAGCGTGAGAAGCTGATGAACTCGGTGGCCGAGGAAGTGAACGCCGCCACTCTCCAGGACTTGGGGATCGAAGTGGTGGATGTTCGCGTGAAGCAGGTGGATTGGCCCGATGAAGTGCGTGGCCGGGTGTTCGACCGGATGCGTGCCGAGCGGGCCCGGGATGCCTCCGAGCATCGCTCCGAGGGGCGCGAGGAAGCGGAGCGGATCCGTGCCGCGGCCGATCGCGAGGAAACCGAAACCGTGGCGCGGGCCTACGAAGAGGCACAGAAAGTCCGGGGTGAAGGGGATGCCCTGGCCACCGGAATTTACGCCCGGGCCTACTCCCGCGATGAAGAGTTCTTCCGCTTCTACCGCAGCCTGCAGGCTTATCGGGAAAGCTTCAAATCACCCAATGACATTCTGCTGCTGGAACCGGATAGCGACTTCTTCAGGTATCTGAAGGACTCCGAGGGCGGCCGTTAGTCGTCGGCCCTTGGTCCATGGTAGAATGCCGTAACCGGGTGCCTGGCACCCGGTTTTTTTGTGAACAGGCTCCGGATGGACTGGATTCTGCTGATCAAGGCGTTGTGTCTGGTGCTGGTGATCGAGGGGTTGCCCCTGGCACTGGCTCCGGAGCGCATGCGCCGCGCCGCCCTCGAACTGGCCCGTCTGGATGGCCGGATACTGCGCGTCTGTGGCCTGCTGGCCATGGCAGTGGGCGCGGGTATCCTGCTGCTCCTGCGGCCGGGCATGTGACTTTGAGAGCATGACAATGAATCAGGAAGAACAGTGGTTGCTCCCCGATGGCGTGGAAGAGGTCCTTCCCGAACGCGCCAGGGCCATCGAGCACCTGCGGCGCCGGGCGCTGGACCTGTACCAGTCCTGGGGTTACGAGCTGGTATTTCCGCCGCTCATCGAATTCCTGGAATCCCTGCTCAACGGCGCCGGCCGTGACCTGGAGCGGGAAACCTTCAAAATTACCGATCAACTCAGCGGCCGTCTGATGGGCGTGCGCGCGGATATGACGCCCCAGGTGGCGCGCATGGACGCCCATAGTCTGCGTCACCGCGCACCGACGCGGCTGTGTTACTGCTCCACCGCGTTGCGTGCCCGCCCGGCCCAGGCCGGCGGCAGCCGCGTGCCATACCAACTGGGCGTGGAGTTGTTCGGCCATGATGGCGCCGAAAGCGATCTGGAAGTCATTCTGCTGATGCTGGAAACCATGGCTCTGGCCGGAATCCAGGATCAGGTGGTGCTGGACCTGGGCCACGTCGGCATTTTCCGCTCCCTGGTGGCGGCCTGTGATCTGACCGCCGCCGACCAGGCTCGTCTGGAAGACATCTACCTGCGTAAGGCGCGTACGGAACTGAATGCGTTTCTGGCCGAGCGGACGCTGCCGGCGGCGGCCAGCCGGGCGTTGGCGGAACTGCCTTTCCTGGACGGCGACAGCGCGGTGTTCGAGCAGGCCCGGGCGTTGCTGGCGGGTTTTCCGGAGGCGTTGGCGGCCCTGGCTGCCCTTGAGGCGCTGGCTGACGCGCTGGCTGGCTGTCCGGCCCGGTTACACCTGGATCTCGGGGAATTGCGCGGCTATCACTACCATACCGGTGTGGTGCTCGCCGCTTATTTGCCCGGTGACAGCGAACCGCTGGCCAAGGGCGGCCGCTATGATCATATCGGTGAAGTGTTTGGCCGGGCCCGTCCGGCCACCGGCTTCAGTGCCGACCTGAAGAAATTGGCGGCTTTGGCCGCCATGCCTCGGGAGGGTGGTGTACTCGCCCGGGGCGAGCTGTCCGACGCTACCTTCGCCGCTGAAGTGGCGGCATTGCGCGCGGACGGCGAACGTGTGGTGCTGGCTCTGCCCGGCGCCGATAACGACCCCGACGAACTGGGGTGTGACCGGCAACTGGTGGCCGCCGACAATGGCTGGACCATTCAACCCATTTCCTCCTGAACAGCGAAGCAGCGATAGCCATGGGCAAGAACGTCGTAATTCTCGGTACCCAATGGGGTGATGAAGGCAAGGGCAAGATCGTCGATCTGCTCACCGATCAGGTGGCCTATGTGGCCCGTTTCCAAGGCGGGCATAATGCCGGCCATACCCTGGTGATCGATGGCAAGAAGACCGTGCTGCATCTGATTCCGTCCGGCATTCTCCGCGATGGCGTGCAATGCATGATCGGCAACGGCGTGGTGCTGGCGCCGGACGCTTTGCTCGAGGAAATGCGGGGGTTGGAGGAGCAGGGCGTGCCGGTGCGTGAGCGTCTGCGCTTGTCTTCCGCCTGCCCGCTGATCCTGCCGGTGCACGTGGCCCTGGATCAGGCCCGCGAAGTGGCGCGCGGTGCCCAGAAGATCGGCACCACCGGTCGCGGCATCGGCCCGGCTTACGAAGACAAAGTGGCGCGCCGTGGCGTGCGTCTCGGCGATCTGTTCCACCGTGAACGGTTCGCCGCCAAGCTGGGTGAAGTGATGGATTACCATAACTTCATCCTGCGCAGCTTCTACAACGCCGAGCCGGTGGATTTCCAGAAGACGCTGGACGATCTGCTGGCCATGGCCGAAGAGCTGCGCCCGATGGTCTGCGATGTCACCGCGGAACTGCACAAAGCGCGCGAGCGTGGTGAAAATATCATGTTCGAAGGCGCCCAGGGCACGCTGCTGGATATCGACCACGGCACCTACCCCTACGTGACCAGTTCCAATACCACCGCTGGCGGTGCCGCCACCGGTTCCGGCTTCGGCCCGCTGTATCTTGATTACGTGTTGGGGATTACCAAGGCCTATACCACCCGGGTAGGTGGCGGCCCCTTCCCCACCGAGCTGTTCGACGAGACCGGCCGCTATCTGGCGGAAAAAGGCCACGAGTTCGGTGCCACCACCGGTCGGGCCCGGCGTTGCGGCTGGTTTGACGCCATCGCTTTGAAGCGGGCTATTCAGATCAACTCGATCAGTGGTCTGTGTCTGACCAAGCTGGATGTGCTGGATGGCCTGGAAGAAGTGCGTATCTGCGTGGGTTATAAAAACGCCGCCGGTGACAAACTGGAATGCGCCTGGGACGCGGACAGTTACGCCGAAGTGACGCCGATGTACGAATCCCTGCCGGGCTGGAAGGAATCGACCCTGGGAGTGAAGAAGCTTGAGGACCTGCCGGAAAACGCGAAGGCCTACCTCAAACGCATCGAGGAAGTGACCGGCGCGCCCATCGACATTATTTCCACCGGACCGGACCGGGTGGAAACCATCATCAAGCGTAATCCGTTCTCCTGAGTTTCGCTTCCGCTGACAAAAGGGCCGGCAATAGCCGGCTTTTTTTATGTGACTGACCCGTCCTGAATAGAGCTGACACTCAGTTCGTGCCAGCGGACCAGTCAAGACGGATTTCATAGCCGTCGATGCGTTTTTCCGGTTTCAGAGGTGCGATGTCGTCCGGGTTGATATGACGGAACACGTTCTTCGCTGGCGCCAGGGTGGCGTCGCGGCCATACAGGAAGCTCTGTTCCTCGACGATCAACTTGTAGGCCTTGTTCAATGACAGAGCGCGATCCCGGCTCGGCGTGATCAGTTCGTAGACATCGGCCTTGGCGATCTTTTCCAGATCGACACTGCCATCCTCGTTGAACCAGCGTGTTTGCATCTCGCCATTCTCACGGAACTCGTTACCGCCGCCGACCAGGCCGAGGTACTGGGCGATCTCGCCCAGGGGCTGATTCAGTGCCGGCGCATCCGGCATGCCTTTCAGATCGATGTAGCCCCAGCCCTCGGCGCCGGTGACTTTGCGCGGGAAGGCGAAAGTCTGGTCGATGGTAGTACCAACGGTGGTATGGCAGCCCATGCAGAAACGCTGCTCCTGGTTGCTCTGCGGGCGCAGGGTGCCGTCCGCCTTTTCGATAAAGCCCAGCACCATCCAGCCAAAGCCGTTGTCCATGCCACGATCACCGTGATTGGCGTAGGTGGGCAGATTGCCTTCCATCTTTTCCTGGTGCTCGTTGGCGAACAGCGAGCGCAGGTGATTGGTGTCGTAGAAGCGGATCTTGTTCATGTAGCGCACTTCCTTCATGCGCTTGGGCACGCCGATGGTGCCGTCCTCGTCCACACCCACATAGCGCACCGTGTGCAGGAACTCAATGCCCTGCGGATAGAGCATGTCCACCACCGGCACGTCCGCCGCTCCTCCCAGGTAGTGATCGCGGCGCAGCAGGGTGGCGGCGGTGGCGAGCCGGCCGTCGCCGTCCAGGTCGGCGCACACCGCCTGTTCGTCCAGGGGCGGGGTGTCGATGCGGTCCAGTTCCTTGATCGCCATTTCCATCAGCGACAGATTGGCGAGATAGACGTCGCGGGACTCACCGGCCTGGCAGGTGCTGGTGCGGAATTTCTCCGGCAGTCGCACCATGACGTCGTCGGTGCTGCCGTTGGTGGGCCAGAAGGTGCTGGGCAGCGGCTTGTAATTGAACGCCACCCAGTTGCTGCCGTCCTTGGCGAAGCCGAGATCATCGAAAGCAGCGGAACCGTTTGCCAGGTTCTCGATGTAGGGCACCGGACCGCTCCAGTCATTGGAGTCGGCGAGACTCTTCATGTAATCGCTGTAGTTGTCCTGGTTGATGTAGTCCAGGATCGCCTGGTCGTCCATTTTGGCCACCGCTTCGCGGCGGTCGACGAACAGGTTGAGCCAGTGGTTGGTTTCCCCCAGCTCGGAGAAATCGTAACTCCCTTGCAGGTAGCCGTCGCCCATGGTGTTGGGGCGGGCCCGGTCGGGGTAGGTCTGGTGACAGGTGTAGCAGGGATTGAACTGGCCCTCGGTGCGCGTATAGCACTGCGGCGGAATCGGTGCCTCCTGGTTGTAGATGGTTGACAGGTCCGGCGGCAGCTTCCGCTCCAGGGCGGCGGCAGGCACCGTGTCGCCGATCTCCGTGTTGCTGTTGTTCTGGTCGCAGCCGACGAGAGCGAGGCCGGCCATAGCGATTCCGGTCGCGTAAAGTAGTGCTTTCATGGTCGAGGAACCGATTGATTGAAAAGAGAGTGTCAGAACGGAAAACGGGGAGGGCGCCAGACGCGCTCCTCCCCGGTGCGGGTCCGAAGGGCGTGATCAGCCTTCCGGATCCAGCAACCACACCATGTTGTTTTCGTGACCGCCGGTGTCCTCGCCGATCAGCACGCGACCATCGTTCATGACCGCCACGTTATCCGGGCCGGAAAGTCCGTCCACGCTACACGTGTTGGCGGCGTCCTCGGGCTGGTGCGGACCACCCAGCTCCACCATTTCCAGGCGGGCTACGTCGTAGTCAGCGCCGAGAGGCATGCGGAACACGCCGCCGCAGTTGGCATCCTGGTTGGTCAGTTGCACCAGGCCGTCGCTGTCAGTCATGGTGCCGCTGATGTCGGACATGGCCACGTAGACGTAGGCCTGCGGGCCGTCACCTTCGACGCTTGCCTGGGCGCGCCCGATGTTGACGTTGATACCTTCCATCTTGTTGAACTCCCCGGTGGCGCCCAGGGCCACCGCCGCCTTGCGGGACTCCAGGAAGGCCACACGATCGTCGCCGAACGGATTGGTAGCTACGTCGCCGCTGTTGTCCAGATCCTCGCCGCGCTTGCTTTCCGCCCAGTCGTCAATCTGTTGCTGACTGATGTAGCTGTTGGCACCTTCCGTGTAGTCGTTCGGGGTGATGCCGTCGTACTCGTCCACCCAGCTTTCGATCTCGGTGTTGTTGCCGCTGGCCAACTCGACCCACTCAATGTCGAAACCAGCCTGGGCGGCGTCCATGGGCACGGTGTCCTGTTGAACGGCCGCCGCGTACAGAGTGCCACTGCTCAGGTCGCCGGCGGTGTCGGCCACGAATTTGAACAGGATCACGCCGCCGCCATCATCGCTCATATAGACGGTCTTTTGATCGGGCATCACCACGGCGTTTTCGTGGGAGTAGCGACCCAGTGTGAAGTGCTTCACCGGCGTCGGCGCACTAGTGGGGTCGGTGATTTCGACGATGTAGCCGTAATCGTAGGGGTTCGGGAAGGTGGCGCTGTAATCCGTGTTGATCTCGCCGGCCAGATAGTCCGCCAGATCCTGTGCCTGACCGTAGTACGGGTAGTTTGCATTGTTCCAGTCAATGGTGTCGTCGAAGTACAACTCCTCCGACGTCAGAGGGGTGTTCCAGGGGGATACGGTGCCGAAGCAGTTCACCCAGGTCCCGTTCACCGCCGAGAAATCCACCATGGAGGCTTGGTGGTCCTGCACCATCCAGCGGCCATCCTGGTCGCGCATCAGGTGCAGGCGGCTCATACCACCGGGACGGTCTTCCCAGTTGGTGAACAGATAACCCTCGTCTTCGCTGACCGGAATCCAGCCGTTGAAGTCCGGGTCGTTGGAAACACGGATGGTGGCGCTGCCGTCCTTCACGTTGATGGCGCCCAGGCCGCCGGGTTCAGGCGCACCGGCCCAGTCTTCGCTCTGCTGGCCCAGCACGTTGTAGCGGCCCAGGGCCACGCGCATCACCTGTTTCTCTTCGTCGGTTTCCGGCACGGAAACGGCTGCGAAGGGTTCGTTGACATCGGCACCTTCGATCACGCCCACGGTGGCGAGGCTGTAAGTGTGACCATCTGCATCCGCGGTAACATTGGCGTCGGACGGATGCTGAATGTTGGTGAAGACCTCACCGTCTTCCTTCAGGAACAGTCCGGTCGCTTCCGCGCCAAGCGGCAGGGTGGCGATACGGGTCAGCCGTTCCATCTGTGGCTGCGGATCAGGGTCGTTATCACTGTCGCTTCCGCAACCGGTGATTGCCATGGAAATGGCAACCGCCAGTGCGCCCAGTTTAAAAGTGTCGTTCCTCAGAGACATGGATAGCTCCGTCTACTATTGTTTGGAATTGGGGTGGTGACCAGGGTGAGGGGGGCGGATGGCGTTTTAATGAGAGAAAAATGACAAAAATATTTCTCGTCATGAGAAGTGAGTAATCAGCGGCGTGGTGATTGTTGACTGGCGGCGGGATCAGGCCTTCGTTTCGGGGTGTCCCGGTCAAATTTTGATTTGTTATATCGTTACATTTAAGAGGAGATGGCCGCTATTTCGCCGCACATTCCTGTAAGTATCTCAAAATTGTCATAAAGATTTCGAATACTCCTTGCCGGGGTGGTCCCTTGCCCAGTTGGGGGCCGAAGACATGACGATGAGACAGGAAGTGCTGATGAAAATGCTCAAAATGGCGGGGCTCGCCCTTGCCGTAACGCTGGCCGGCTGCGGCAGTGACAGCGACAACCACGATGCGCCACCGCCAGCCGCCGCCAAGAAAAACGTACTGTTCTTCCTCGGTGATGGCATGGGTATCACGACGTTGACCGCCATGCGTATCTTCGAGGCCGGTGAAGCGGGAAGCATCACCATCGATACGCTGCCGGAAACCGCTTTTGTCCGTACCTACTCCGCGGATGGTCAGGTGACCGATAGCGCTCCCTCCATGGCCGCTTACATGACCGGCGTGAAGATGAAAAATGAAGTCATCTCCATGAGCACCGGCACCAACGCCTACGCGCCGGACGGTTCCCAGTATGTGGATGCCGACGGCAACAGCACCTGTGAGGAAGGTAACGGCGCCTCAGTTGAGACGCTGCTGGAGCTGATGAAGGGGCAAGGCTTTGCCACCGGCGTGGTCACTACCACCCGCGTGACTCACGCCACTCCGGCAACGACCTACGCCCACATCTGTAACCGTAACGGTGAAAACACCATCGCCGCGCAGATGGTGCCGGGCGGGGACGGCTTCAACGCCGCCCTTGGTGACGGTGTCGACGTCATGCTCGGTGGCGGCCGCCGTCACTTCCTGCCCGCGGATCAGAGTGGCCGCCGTACCGACGGTCGTAACCTGATCGAGGAAATGCAAACCGCCGGCTATCAGTACGTGGATAACACCGACGCTTTGATGGGCGTGGCCGACGACACCGAAAAGCTGCTTGGCATTTTCACCAGCAGCGATATGAGCTACGAGCTCGACCGTATTCCCACGCAAGAGCCGAGCCTGGCCGAAATGACCGGCAAAGCCATCGATTTGCTCAGCCCTCGCGACAATGGCTTCTTCCTGATGGTGGAAGGCGGTCGTATTGACCATGCGCTGCACGCTACCAGTGCCAAGCGTGCTCTGACCGACGGTATCGCGTTCGATAACGCGGTGAAAACCGCGCTGGAAAAAATGGAAGCGATCGATCCGGGTCTGGAAAATACCCTGATCGTGGTCACCGCGGACCACGACCACACTCTGGTGATCAATGGCTACGCCGAGCGTACTGGCAAGACCACGGAGGACCACGCCGGTGTTCTGGGTATGGTGCGTAACTATGCCAACGGCCCGAACAAAGGGGTGCCGCGCACCGATGTTGATGGCAACCCGTACACCATTCTCGGCTTCGGTAACGGCCCGAATCGCCCCGCCACCCGTGTCGCGTTGACGGAGACGGAAACCGCCGCGGACGACTATCTGCAGGAAGCAGTCATTCAGCTCAGCAGTGAAACCCACGGCGGTGGTGATGTGTTCCTGGGAGCGGTCGGCATGGGTGCCGACGTCTTCCACGGTGTCATCGACAACACCGAAGTTTTCGGCAAGATCAAGGCCGCCCTGGATCTGGATTGAACCGCCAATTAAAGCAGGAGAGAAACATGAAACGTTCCGTTATTGGCGGTGCACTGATCTGCTGTGCCGCCACTCTGATGACCCAACCGGTCAACGCCGCTCAGGCCAAGAACATTATTTTCTTCCTCGGCGACGGCATGGGCCCGGTAACACAGACCGCGGCGCGCATTTACGCCGGTGAAAAAGCCGGTCTGGAAGTGCCGGAGACCCACAAGCTGGCGATGGAACAGCTGGATTACGCCGCGCGTATCAAGACCTACTCCGAGGACGCCCAGACCACCGACAGCGCACCGGGGATGGCCAGCTACATGACTGGCATGAAATCCAAGAACGAAGTGATTTCAATGACACCGGACACCAACCCCAACGATGGTGATGGTAATCCGTACCAGACCAATGGCGACAGCCTCTGCCCGGAAACCGGTAACGGCGAGGCGGCGCGGACTCTGCTGGAGATCCTCAAAGCCGAGGGCTACAGCACCGGCGTGGTGACCACCACGCGTATCACCCACGCCACGCCCGCTACTACCTACGCCCACATCTGCAACCGCAATGCTGAAAATACCATTGCCACGCAGATGGTGCCGGGCGGTGAGGGCTATAACAGCGCGCTGGGGAACGACGGTATCGATGTGATCCTGGGCGGTGGCCGCCGTCACTTCCTGCCGGCCCCTGACGGACGCCGCAGTGATGACCGCGACCTGATCATGGAAATGCAGGGCGCCGGTTATACCTACGTGAGCAGTGGCTCCGAGCTGGGGGCTGTCGACCTGGGCAATACGGAAAAACTGTTCGGTCTGTTCAATAGCAGCGATCTGAACTACGAGCTGGATCGGGTCAATAACGAGCTGGATGAGCCGAGTCTGGCGGAGATGACCCGTTCCGCCATCGATATCCTGTCCCGCAATCAGGACGGCTACTTCCTGATGGTGGAGGGCGGCCGTATCGACCACGCGCTGCACGGCACCAATGCCAAGCGCGCACTGGAAGACACGCTGGCCTTCGACCAGGCCATTGCCGCTGCTATGGAAAAAGCGGATCTGGAAAATACCCTGATCATCGTTACCGCGGATCACGATCACGTCATGGCGTTCAACGGCTACTCCAAGATCGGTAACCCGGTACTCGGCCTGTTGAAGGAATACCGCACTGGCGGGCTGGCGCTCGACGCTCAGGGCAAGCCCTTCACTACTCTGGTGTTCGGTAATGGCGGCGGCCCCCGTGAAGCGGATCGGGCCACGTTGACCGAGGACGAAGTGCTGCAGGACGATTACCTGCAGGAAGTGGGCGTGAAACTGGGCGGACCGGGCAGTGAAACTCACGGTGGCGGTGATGTTCGCCTGAACGCGGGTGGTGCCGGCAGCGATCTGTTCAAAGGTACCCTGGATAACGTGGACGTGTTTGGTTTGATCCACGAAGCCATGGGGCTTTAAGTTTTTCCGGTTTTCGCGGGTGGCCGTCATGGCCACCCTTTTTTTTGCTGTTTGCAGGTAGTTGAATGATGGTTGCAAAACGAATCATGGCTCTGGGGTTGGTGGCGTTTTTGGGATTGCCGCTATCCGCATGGGCACAGCCGGCTTCGGCGCTGCGGGTGGAGTATCATCAGTGGCAAGTGGGTAAGGATGGCGTGCGGCAGGAGCTGTCCTACACGGAGAAACTGTATCGCCAGGAGAATGCCCTGTGGGTCGAGCGGGAAGTGCCGGAAGCCGCCCAGCGTGATCATGATGACCACCATCACGGTGGCCTCGGCCACAAACACGCGGATGTGGTGGGCGCGCCGTTGTGGATCCAGCGGAACGACAACGGCAACGTCGACGTCAAACTGGTGGACCGTTACGAACAGCGTCTGATCGATATCGCGCCGCCGTACTACGGCAACGTGGGCTACGACGGTCACTGGATGGAAACCTGGGCGCTGGTGGATCCGGCCAGCCTGTCTTCCCTGGAACCGTCCTCGGTGGCCGATGACGGCGTCGAAACCTACCAGATCCAGCGCGGTTCCCAGCATATTACGTTGGTGTGGAATCCCGAGCGCCGCTACGTGGTGTCCATTCGTGCCCGGGACGAACACGGTTTGTCCGGCCGCACCATCGAAGCAAAGGAAATCGCCGATTCGGAGCCGGCTCCCTGGACTACCCTGGAAGGTTACAAGAACCGGGACTACTCGGACCTGCTTGATT
This sequence is a window from Alloalcanivorax dieselolei B5. Protein-coding genes within it:
- a CDS encoding PhoX family protein produces the protein MSLRNDTFKLGALAVAISMAITGCGSDSDNDPDPQPQMERLTRIATLPLGAEATGLFLKEDGEVFTNIQHPSDANVTADADGHTYSLATVGVIEGADVNEPFAAVSVPETDEEKQVMRVALGRYNVLGQQSEDWAGAPEPGGLGAINVKDGSATIRVSNDPDFNGWIPVSEDEGYLFTNWEDRPGGMSRLHLMRDQDGRWMVQDHQASMVDFSAVNGTWVNCFGTVSPWNTPLTSEELYFDDTIDWNNANYPYYGQAQDLADYLAGEINTDYSATFPNPYDYGYIVEITDPTSAPTPVKHFTLGRYSHENAVVMPDQKTVYMSDDGGGVILFKFVADTAGDLSSGTLYAAAVQQDTVPMDAAQAGFDIEWVELASGNNTEIESWVDEYDGITPNDYTEGANSYISQQQIDDWAESKRGEDLDNSGDVATNPFGDDRVAFLESRKAAVALGATGEFNKMEGINVNIGRAQASVEGDGPQAYVYVAMSDISGTMTDSDGLVQLTNQDANCGGVFRMPLGADYDVARLEMVELGGPHQPEDAANTCSVDGLSGPDNVAVMNDGRVLIGEDTGGHENNMVWLLDPEG
- the hflC gene encoding protease modulator HflC: MGTRGWLMLVAAGVLLLLAFDSFYIVNETEKAVLKRFSRIESTDIKPGLYPKVPLIDEVVRVDGRLLTHDVPTQAFLTGEKKLLNVDAFVTWRIADVQRYIVSVGAGSNNSMVMERRARELLDPRVNEALRNQFAARTVQEVVAGRGGELPDEALDPSAVSTGEALDKSEEQLASEEDEEFRKKVQEKGATQALLEDKNDQREKLMNSVAEEVNAATLQDLGIEVVDVRVKQVDWPDEVRGRVFDRMRAERARDASEHRSEGREEAERIRAAADREETETVARAYEEAQKVRGEGDALATGIYARAYSRDEEFFRFYRSLQAYRESFKSPNDILLLEPDSDFFRYLKDSEGGR
- a CDS encoding ATP phosphoribosyltransferase regulatory subunit, with translation MNQEEQWLLPDGVEEVLPERARAIEHLRRRALDLYQSWGYELVFPPLIEFLESLLNGAGRDLERETFKITDQLSGRLMGVRADMTPQVARMDAHSLRHRAPTRLCYCSTALRARPAQAGGSRVPYQLGVELFGHDGAESDLEVILLMLETMALAGIQDQVVLDLGHVGIFRSLVAACDLTAADQARLEDIYLRKARTELNAFLAERTLPAAASRALAELPFLDGDSAVFEQARALLAGFPEALAALAALEALADALAGCPARLHLDLGELRGYHYHTGVVLAAYLPGDSEPLAKGGRYDHIGEVFGRARPATGFSADLKKLAALAAMPREGGVLARGELSDATFAAEVAALRADGERVVLALPGADNDPDELGCDRQLVAADNGWTIQPISS
- a CDS encoding DUF2065 domain-containing protein, which encodes MDWILLIKALCLVLVIEGLPLALAPERMRRAALELARLDGRILRVCGLLAMAVGAGILLLLRPGM
- a CDS encoding alkaline phosphatase — translated: MKRSVIGGALICCAATLMTQPVNAAQAKNIIFFLGDGMGPVTQTAARIYAGEKAGLEVPETHKLAMEQLDYAARIKTYSEDAQTTDSAPGMASYMTGMKSKNEVISMTPDTNPNDGDGNPYQTNGDSLCPETGNGEAARTLLEILKAEGYSTGVVTTTRITHATPATTYAHICNRNAENTIATQMVPGGEGYNSALGNDGIDVILGGGRRHFLPAPDGRRSDDRDLIMEMQGAGYTYVSSGSELGAVDLGNTEKLFGLFNSSDLNYELDRVNNELDEPSLAEMTRSAIDILSRNQDGYFLMVEGGRIDHALHGTNAKRALEDTLAFDQAIAAAMEKADLENTLIIVTADHDHVMAFNGYSKIGNPVLGLLKEYRTGGLALDAQGKPFTTLVFGNGGGPREADRATLTEDEVLQDDYLQEVGVKLGGPGSETHGGGDVRLNAGGAGSDLFKGTLDNVDVFGLIHEAMGL
- the hflK gene encoding FtsH protease activity modulator HflK, whose protein sequence is MAWNEPGGNKPRDPWGGGGGGDQRPPDLDEALKNLKDRINDLFGGKGGGGGGGKRGAGVPKGLLIIVALVLVVGYVMMGFYQVDQREQGVVLRFGKFNRMVEPGLNWRAPVIEQAMKVDVGQNRSYELSEEMLTRDTNIVSVTLGVQYKVLDPQAFLLRVAAPEAILEHATSSALRHVVGSSTMDDVLRDQREDIRLEVRKRLQEYLDRYNTGLVINQVVLDRTAAPDAVRDAFDDVAKAREDEDRFKKEAEAYYNAIIPQARGKAARITEEAKAYKAKVVAEAQGNAARFEDLVTEYEKAPSITRHRLYLDTITEVLGASSKVLVDVKNGNNLMYLPLDQLMKPRETAKGVESGSGGSSSSTSRTTNAGADDGGSSGGQTPRSLYNTNRTEIR
- a CDS encoding adenylosuccinate synthase, with the translated sequence MGKNVVILGTQWGDEGKGKIVDLLTDQVAYVARFQGGHNAGHTLVIDGKKTVLHLIPSGILRDGVQCMIGNGVVLAPDALLEEMRGLEEQGVPVRERLRLSSACPLILPVHVALDQAREVARGAQKIGTTGRGIGPAYEDKVARRGVRLGDLFHRERFAAKLGEVMDYHNFILRSFYNAEPVDFQKTLDDLLAMAEELRPMVCDVTAELHKARERGENIMFEGAQGTLLDIDHGTYPYVTSSNTTAGGAATGSGFGPLYLDYVLGITKAYTTRVGGGPFPTELFDETGRYLAEKGHEFGATTGRARRCGWFDAIALKRAIQINSISGLCLTKLDVLDGLEEVRICVGYKNAAGDKLECAWDADSYAEVTPMYESLPGWKESTLGVKKLEDLPENAKAYLKRIEEVTGAPIDIISTGPDRVETIIKRNPFS
- a CDS encoding alkaline phosphatase, which produces MTMRQEVLMKMLKMAGLALAVTLAGCGSDSDNHDAPPPAAAKKNVLFFLGDGMGITTLTAMRIFEAGEAGSITIDTLPETAFVRTYSADGQVTDSAPSMAAYMTGVKMKNEVISMSTGTNAYAPDGSQYVDADGNSTCEEGNGASVETLLELMKGQGFATGVVTTTRVTHATPATTYAHICNRNGENTIAAQMVPGGDGFNAALGDGVDVMLGGGRRHFLPADQSGRRTDGRNLIEEMQTAGYQYVDNTDALMGVADDTEKLLGIFTSSDMSYELDRIPTQEPSLAEMTGKAIDLLSPRDNGFFLMVEGGRIDHALHATSAKRALTDGIAFDNAVKTALEKMEAIDPGLENTLIVVTADHDHTLVINGYAERTGKTTEDHAGVLGMVRNYANGPNKGVPRTDVDGNPYTILGFGNGPNRPATRVALTETETAADDYLQEAVIQLSSETHGGGDVFLGAVGMGADVFHGVIDNTEVFGKIKAALDLD